The Coffea arabica cultivar ET-39 chromosome 6e, Coffea Arabica ET-39 HiFi, whole genome shotgun sequence genome contains the following window.
CTTGGAGTCATGCACAGGCCAGGAATCTCATTGCCAGTGTCATCTAAATGGTATGTCAATTGgattcttttgttttatgggcATAATTAAGTTTTGCACTTGATCTTGTGGATGGCTAGACAATCAGGGCAATGACTGTTTATTTCTCAAGCCTTTGCATATCTTCTTTAACGTTTGCTCTGATTTGACAATTGAAAAACTGCACTTGACTAGATTTTTGATACTGTATGAGCCAATTAACACCTTTTAGCATTCTTAGCATTTTTTTCCCACTTCTTTGCCATTGTTGAGAAATTATCTCAGCATCATCTTAGCATTTTTTTCCCACTTCTTACCTAGACTTTTGATACTGTATGAGCCAATCAACACCTTTTAGCATTCTTAGCATTTTTTTCCCACTTATTTGCCATTGTTGAGAAATTATCTCAGCATCATCTTAGATGCCAAATATTCTATGACAACAAATCAGGGTAAAAATCAGTTCTTACCCGGGAGACTAAAGCAGTCATTGACTGGGATGATTAATAAACCTTACTCAGTTGTTTTATTCATCTGTTGGTGCTCAAGCGGTATGTTTCTCCGGCTGTTATGGCTAAAATTTGACCTGGGCAACCTTAGACAACTTTCCATAGCCTTTTTCACTTCGGCAGAACAGACTGATACTGAAGCTAAATCCTCAAAACAAATGTATGTGCCTGCAATGCATTTCATGGATGTGTGGCTGGCATCAGTATAATCTGAATCTAATGATGAATTGATGGTCCAAAAACATCTtttacttttatgaacttgCAAAATTACAGAAATTATCTGCCAAGTTACAGTTGTGTCACACTATATACTGCAACTATATAGCTTGTTTAGGTTGTTAACTTGTATTGTCTGTCAGTAACAAATTTGGAGTAAAGATAGAAGAAGGCTTTGAAAGAAATGCCTCGAAATTTGAACTTCTTACGGTGACAAATGAATGTTTTTTCCTCTATTCATCACACTCTTATGCTTGAAAACATAAGAATAAACTGGTTATCTAAAACCAAAAGTAGTGCTGCATAGTTTCAAAACTCAAGCATGCCTTCGCCTGAACAATCCTAGGACATTTTTcatgagaaattcatcatgtcAATGACACTTATCATCTTCTCAAAAGAAAGTCTTATGTCTACTCTTCAAGGGAGTTTCAAATAATCTGATTCTTTTCCTGAACTCATTCATATTTACAGACAGTGTAGTGCTGGAGTTCAAGCAGTATGCCCCTAGCTCGCGATGGAGACAAACAATCGTAAACAGGAGGGATCACCGAGAAGTAGGCAATGGAGCAGATGGCTTTTATGGAGGAATCAGAAAGCTATGCAATGAAAATGAGATTTCAACATGGAAAAGCCTTTGGCCAACCAGTACCTTAGAATAGTATTGAGTGTATGACTGGCTGCTTTGGCATCTGCTGTGTAAAGAGGGTTTTTTGGCCCTTTACCAACTGTAAATAGAATGGAACATATGGAGGCCACTTGTAGAAGTTTTTAGTTCTGAGGCTTCAATTTTGTCTAGTTTGATGCAGAGGCCTTGAAGGGTTTACAACGGTAATGTAGATCTTCTGCTAAATAAAGCAAATGCAGTCATTTTCTCCAAGGAATGACTAGCTTACACATCTTCCTATTGCATGTCCCTGGACCCTATACATATTAGTGTCATTTTGTCAACCATATGATCAAGAAAAGATCAACCTCTCAAATTTTTGTGTCTGGAATTTGATCTGACCAGAATTATCTTTCTGAAAGAGAAGAAAGCACGTTTAAGAATCACTCTTGGAGGCCTTTCGAGTCCACATATTTGCCTCAATTGGGATCCAATTGGAATCAACTTCGATAATCTCATACATTATACTTTATGAATCTTGACCTTTGTAAATTGTAATGCCATGTTTATTGCATaggaaaaattattcaaaatgtcCTTCACATTTggctaaatgaattttttcatctttcgcttttaatatattaaatttacatCTCTTATAAATTTAAGTCAGTAAAATTTAGTCCCAGCTTaaattttttatcactttttggGTTAAGATCATTAAGTGACCCACACGGAGTCATTTTTTATGTACAAAAAGGTtctctcactttttttttctttttgtataaaaaatgaatatgaattgAGTCagattccattttttttggggaaaaaaatgaaatatggTTTGGATCAGATCCTAATTTTTGAGGgtaaaaaatgaatataaatcaGGTCATTTCTTTAACTACAAATAGGATTTACTCTTTTTGCCACTAAAAAAAAGACCAAGTGTAGGTCATGTGATGAATTCAAtgcaaaaagtgataaaaaatcTAGGTTAGAACAAAAAattattgacttgattttgtaaGGAacatataattattattttaaaaatgaagaatgaaaaaatttatttcacGAAATATGAGGgtcgttttgaacgatttttcctaTGGTATACTCTAAGTTTCTTAGAAGAGCAGAAAATTATtaaattcttgaaaaaaaaaaaagctgcttTGTCTATGTTTTGGTTGCCCACTTAATCCCTTCATGATGATTTGTCCAAGTTAATTAATTCACTAAAATGTATTTATTCTTTGTCCAGTTAAAGTAATGTTATACAAAAGAGGCcgaaatttattttttcttttttaagtttttgttcCATCTGCATTCTCTATTTAAATGTCTTTTCTAACAATTTAACTTGCCATTTGCAATTAAAATTGCAAATGGCAAGGTAACTTGAGTCAATTAGATATTAACCAATTTCAGCTTCATTGTTGCTTTTAATTTGATTTGTGGTTAAGCAAATCTGGATATCATCGTTCAAATACTTACTAAATatgtgttatttttattttatcatgcTGACTTAAAtttgtgatttttcattttcatgttAGTCCAacacaaattattaattttttctaaCATTGAACATATTCGTATTTCGTTTTTGTGTTGTGTAATTGGATGTATATTTTACAAAAGTGCACAAAAATAGTTAGATAAGGGGATTATTTTTCCAAATTATACATCAGGGTGAATTCAGTATGAACGGGTTTTAATTTAGTCAATTTGACAAGTACTATACCATTATTATTCGAGTTTAGGAGCTAAATTGTTATTAATTGTGAGGGCAAGATTAGAATTTTGTTATTGTATGTTTTTCAACACcattatgaaaagacaaaaagtgtgtgtgtgtgtgtgtgtttatatatatatatatatatatgcatatatgtTGGTTTAAGGGGTTAAAAATATGGCTACTTATGTGGTTAAAATGTTCTACTCTTGTATTCATAGGTATGAAATTAAACTTAGATAATTTACGAGTAATAATCCAAGTTTATTACTTTTACATAATTACGTTGGACtcgaatttttttaattttaatcatacctttagaaaatattcaaataatatgaaaattcaaaaatatatttcttattATTCCCATACCCTATTTTAGTAATTATAGCCTAtgtcaaaaataaaatgataataaactAATAATACTTTTAAAAAAGTGagaacttttaaaaattttttttaatgaaaaaaagtgAGACTTGAAATGGAAAGAGCCCAACTCCAACAGTAGTATTTCAGATACCCCAGCCCAAGTGAACTCAGCAGCACAACCGAACCCAAACAAGAGACAGAAGAAAGTAAAAGGAGagacagaaaaagaaagaagagaaatcaATAATTTGTGTGAAGAAATCAGGTCGTCGTTTGATTTTCACTCTTCGCAAAAATGAACGGCGGCCCATCTGGTTTCAGTATGTTCTTTGATTCCGTTTCCAGTTTCTTTTTTGTGCTTTCTATTTTGGGTGATGAAGTTTTTGATATTTGACTCGTATATATTTATGAAATCCCAGATAATGCACCAGTGACGAGAATTTTGGTGATCGCATGTGTCCTTTTCACTATTATATTTGGGATCCAGGGCCGTTCTAATAAGCTTGGATGGTCCTATGAGGtactgttctttttttttttttttttggttaattttttttaaaaaaaagtgttttttgttTGCAGTTGATTGATTGTCTTTCCTGGGTTTCTTTTATATTGTAGTATTACTGTATTTCCAGTCCTGAATTGTGTTAGAATTCTGTAATTCCAATGGAATGAGAAGCATAACTGTTGATTTTTATATAGTTCATTGGCAACTGTTTCTTATCATCAGTATATAAAAATGTGAAAAGGATATAGAGGTTTGGTGGTCAGTAGATAAATTTGTCCTTTCAACTAGCTTAAGTTAATTTTCGCTTGATTGAAGTCTATTGAATTGAGAGGAAGAGAGTTTGCTTAATTGTGTATATATTAGTTTCTGGTCCTGGACTGAAGATTTCCTTCTAGTCAATTTTTGGAATGAAGTTGATTTGAACTAGTTTATGGGTTTTGATTCCCTTGTCCGCCATTTTAGTTCTTGAAATTTGTATCCTGCTGCGAAGATAACATTGAAATGTTACTTTAGGGTGTGTTTTTGTTTTAGCTAATATTGTTGGTTATCTATTCTTGCTTTTTGAAATTTGTATCGAGAATGAGGATTTTAGGACAGTGTATTGGTTAGAGTGATCAGTGGTGGTGATGCTACTTGGAGCGAGTGAAGAGAAGGGCATGACAAGCACTAGCTTTAAGCTTAGCTAGTACTCTGCACTAGCTTTAAGCTTAATTAGTACTCTGTCGGGTTTCAATCATTGTCTGTCGGAAAAAATATTCCTTCAGATCCCATATTAGTGCATCAATTAGCAACCTTCTCACGTGAGAAAATTTTGTACAAGCCTATATGTGGGGTATGCTCGAGAATAGTGTAAAGAAACAGGCTGATGCAACTTGGACTGAGTAAGTTGAAGAATTGCCATGACAAGCTTAAGTTAGCTTACAATTAGCTAAGAAGCTTTAAGCTGTATGTGAAACTTGTCCAGTCCCAACTTTACCTGTATTGGTATTTAAATCAGTTACAGATTTTTAACTGTTGCCATAGCTTTTTTGACGAGAGGAAATTGATGGTGTTTATATTGTGACTTTTTGCTGGTACACTGGAAATATTTCCGTGTCCTGTCCTTTCTTATTTCTACCATTGATGGTGAGATGATTAGTCTTCTGTTGCATTGTGCTGATGTAGTTCTTCTTAGAATTGAAAAATGGTTAGAAAATTAATGGTAGTTGAGTTTTACTTTATTGTGACAACTTCTTTGGAGACAAGAAGTATGCAGTTCGCAAAAGAGCATGAAAAAAGAGGAGAGATGCCAAGTGTGCATGTCTTTTGTGTTATGCTGCCTTTTCCTTTATGGGCATTTTGGGGGATGTCTGGGCTGGGTGTGTGTATTTATGTTGTAAGTATGCTGCAACTGTACTTTGAAAATTTGCTTAAAGAGTGGCAAAATTTTCACTGCATGCATCAACTGTTGAACTGAGTGATTTGTGAAAATATAAAGCTTCTTCAAAACTTGGAAGGCTTATTTTCGGTGGAACATCTGAAGGTGCTTCTAGTTTCCTTTTTTATCTGTAAGTTGGCTAACAGGCCCTCTTAAATATCAGTGAACAGATATCTTATTTGTCAGAATTATGGAGTTTATTGACTTTCATATATTTAATTTGAAGTTGAAGGTTATCTAAATTGAATTTAGTTCTTAAATACGGCATACAATGCAGTGATAAATATTAAAACATGCTTCAGTTGTTATATGTGCTGTATGATGCATTCACTgaaatatgctttagttgtttataTATGCTATATGAATCATTACAGTTGCAACTTCATCTCTCTGTCTGTCTCAGACACATTTACATATCCAGAGCATATGGATGAACTGATAATCTGGTGCCAGTATATGCCACAGAGAACAGTAGGTTTTCTACTGATTTGATAGTTTCAGGAGAGTCAAATCCTTATTTTAATGCACAGGAGAGAATAAGTTCTATTATTCtttgttacttttatagttTTCCATGCTAATGCTTTTGTAGTTGGAGGTGTTTGGTCGCTGTTCTGAAATCCGTGAAATTCAGCTAGGTTGTTGACAATCTGTTTTGTCCTTTGGCAGGAtatattcaaaaaatttcagatttggaagCTGATACTGTCCATTTTTGCTTTTGCGTCTACACCAGAACTCATCTTTGGAACATATCTGCTTTATTACTTTCGTATATTTGAGAGGCAAATCGGTTCTAATAAGTACTCTGTAAGTGGTGTTCAGAAGAAATTTTTATTCTTTAAGTGGCTGTCTTATGCAACAATTTAATGTTTATTTGACGATGACACAATTTCCATGTTTTCACAATCTTATGTTTTCTGATTTCCTGCTGGTATTTGACTTTAATTGGACGAAAATAACGTTCCAGCATTTGTCCAATAAATATAAGATATGAAAAAAGGCTTACATAATTTCTTTTCTGCAAATTCGATCTACTTGCGGCAACATTATCCATTTGGAACTATTTTCTGTAATGTGCAACTTGAATATTCCTTTGGACAACCTTAGAATCAACTTCTTTTGCTGTATATCAtggaaaaaaaacatttttgttGGCAATGTCATCAAAATAAGAAGGTTGTACCATGTATATTAACTAGCCATATGAAGATCTTACTGCATTTGTCCAATTTGGAAATTTAAGTATTTGCTGATTATAGAGTTCCGATATTTGTCATGTCTGTATTCTAAAGATGGTCTGCATTAGTTTGTGTGCCACTGTACTATCCTTTAAAGAACTGAAACTCTCTTTGTCAACAGCTACAATGTTGATTTTAGCATTCTTTTATATGCAATTGAACACTGGTAAAGTACATCCACTACTTATTGGACACTGAAGAGTTTGTATTCATTAATGACTAAATTGTGGATCATCTCAAATATATCATTGTTTTGCAAACtatgttcttttattttttttgcttgcTACACCTGTTAAGTTGATGATTGTTATGTGATATTTTCTGTACCACTCTATTTGTTGTTATAATACTCATATTGATTCATGATTGATTATTCAAACGGCCACTTTATGAATAGTACCGCGTCAATCATGGGAATGGAAAGGGAAGAACAATATGCTCATGTAGTTTGATATGCGTTACTTTGCAGGTGTTTATCTTGTTCTCTACAATCGTCTCTTTACTGCTTGAGGTcattgcaatgaaaattgttaAAGGTATGGTAAATTGATGTTTATCTATATGCAACCTTCTAGCTTCACACCAGCAAAAGTAGAAAAGTATTTCAAACAAGCAAGTTTCTTTTGCTGTTCCCTTCTTCTTGATGTACTGTAATATACCTTCTCTTTTGCTAGTGTTTGACTGCCTTCCTGAAAGCATTTCCTCTGCACATAGAGAGATTTTTTCAGTCATTGAGCGGGCATCTTGTGATTGATGTGAATTAGATTAATAATGCTACAGATTCTCATTGCTGTTACTGTCAATATGTTATCTGCATGAATACAATTTTAAACGACATTTTCACCTCTTTTTACCTGGTTTTAGCTGTTTGTTTACTGTGTACATATCTCATTAGCTGTTTTTCATAAGTTGAGAGTTTTCTGTATTCTTGTCTAGCTCTTGAATCCAACTCAAGTTATAAATGGATTTTTTTAGAGATTGATCTTTCATTCAACTTGAATCCTTTCATGATGATATTGCTTCAGAACTAAGATGGAACATAGTCTAAGGGGAATTCAAACCATGTAAAAATCACACTACTTCTGTTGGCTCACAATGATGCCAAAGATGAACAGCCAGAACTGGTGAAAGACACGAGAAACAGGGCAAAAGTTGTTATGGAATAGCCGTAAGTGGCTTTTGGATCTCTGGAGGAAGAAATTCTTCTTAGTTTCAGATTTTCTTTTAAGATCTGATGGAATAGGAAAGGGCCGAGAGGTTGGAAGATTGGGCTAAGGGATAAGATTTGGAAGACTGTTAGAAGAAGAGGGTATCTGGTTTACTATGGAGAGCAATAAGGAGATGTGTGGTACTTAGCAAACCAACTTTTTATGCCGTGAGTTTTGTCCACAGTGACAGAAAACCAGGTTCTAACTGTTCAGTTCTCTGTTACCAGGCCTGGATGCTTTGACCAGTTTGACCATTTGTTTGGCTTCTAAATGAAACTGAACCAGACTGATAGCCACTTGTTCCTGGATAATGGACGCAGCCTGGACGGTTGTAACTTGTCTTCAGTTTGAGAACATTCCTTCAGTTAAATGGTATTCGTAGTTATTCAGATTCAGGAACGAAGTCCGCACTGAGAAACCCTCTGTAAGGAGCTTGCAGCCTATTTAAATTTGACACTACATGTTAGGGTACCAGTGTCGCTATTATGTGGACTCGGCACTTTATGCAGTTGCACTTGTTGTGACTTGAGAGATGCATAGATGACAGTGTGCAATTTTTACCTGATCTGGTCAAACAAGATCAGGCATTGACTTGTGACTTTTAGGGAAACTTCAACTTAAATTGAGAGTCATCTTTCTGGGAATTCTTGTCCATGATTTAGTTAAACATTAGAGAAAGGTAAAGGATGGAAAAGAGGTGAAGATATTCTACTGGAACTCATACGCACTGATTGATGAGTGACTTGTGAATGACTATAACAATCAGGAGAGTGGGGAGTTTCAACAAGGCAAACAGTCTGAGATGAATATACATTGGGCTTGTGGGTCACATGAGATTAGGTAAGGATGGCATTGTGAGGTTAATTTTCCATAACAAATGTGTTACTGGTTCTGAAATATAGACATTTTGTTTAGGCTACTGAATTTGTTTCTGAACTAAcaaccttcattgagaaaacaaATGAAGTTCATGAACATGTCCAAGTACATGTGTGCTGCTTATACTAAGCACATGGTTTTGCTTTAAGTTGGACGGATTTGGGTATGATTACTGGGTGTGGTTTTCTTTAAGCTAGACAGACTTGGGTATGATTATTGGGAGTGTCAACACCAGTCGATTTGTGTACTTTCTGAAGATAAGGACATGGGGGCACTGCCAAAGACTCAGATATCAGTGTTTCAATAAGCTATGTAATAAAGTTCGTTAGTATTTTgtaaataatttatttagatATCCTCGTACAATTAATGATGTTTTCCTAGCAAAATACCTGGTTGAATGCTTTTCAAATGAAGACCGCATCATTAGGTTTCCTATACATTCAGGAGCCAAACTACTTCATTTTATTGTGACTGTCCGGAAAGAAACCTAAATAGTGACTCATATGGGTTCAGAATTTATGAGAGTTATTTTCTGTGCTTTATAAATCAGTGGTCATTTTTTAATAGATCATAGATGGTAACATTCCTTGTCCAATCTCATGTGACCTATACAGCTTATGTCTTAGACAATAGGAGTCTCCGATATTTTGTCAGCTTGGAGCGTTCCACATTTCTCAGCATTATCAACTTACAACAACTGGCACCATTCTTCTCTTCTTGATCGCTTGACTTTCTTGGTTTTTTCGGCTATATCAAGAAAATTTTGTTAGAAGAAAACAGCTCTCGTCTAAGTTAGAGTCAAAAGTCATCAGAGCCAATCATCTTAAACTGCATCCAGGTATCAATTCCAAACCAGTTCAGTGTGGTGTTGTATCGACTCTGGTACCTTGAGTTATGGTGCTGAGTCTGGGTAACAGAAGCATTTCTTGTCAAGCCCATGAGCTGCTCATCTGGCACATGACTGCCGGCATATGATAGCACTGCCTTGAAAATAGTCGAGCAGAAAAGGGCCTACCTAGTAAGTTGAGGAACATGTATTATGGTACAAATATCACAGAGAGATGTAAGATGTTGTTTAGTAGAAGATATGCATCGGCTTTTTGTGATATCATAACTAATTGATGTAAAAATACTGAAATGGCTGAATGTTTAAATCTTAGCTGGCAATCTTTTTACCTGATTTTGTGCATCTACAATAAGCAAATTTGCTTTCTAGTCATCAAGAGAACTGTAGAACCATCCTACAGTCCATAAATTCTCTTCTTGAGTGACATGATGTGTTGCATTTTGTATAACTCATAGATAATCAACCTGACAATGCAAAAGTACAGAAATACTTGGCTCAATAATTATATCATCTAAAAATGGCTTGAGACAGCTATAGAAAGATTCAGCAATTGTTTCCTTTGATTGAAAGTGGATGGAGCATAATGCTGCCATTTCATATATTCTAATCAGTGGATTTTGTTACTCTGAGGGTGCTGATTTAAGATAATCCGTGATGACGTGTGTTACCTTGTCTGTGTTATATTGTCTTGCTGGGTCAGAAGGCCTCAATATTTATAGCAAAGAATACTAAGTTGAATGGTTGAGTTGAAAAAGAGTCTTGGCTTGGGGTTTGATCAACATGTGGTAGATGCTTCTTGTAAATATTCTTGTGCCACTCCATTTGGGTTATTCTTTTATCTTTGAGACAGATGGAAAGGACTCAATTATCTTAGCTTTACTTGTGCAGATTCTTCCTTGAAGGCTCTCACATCGGGTCCCTATGGTCTTATATTTGCTTCCTTTGTTCCTTTCTATCTTGACATACCTGTCTCGACTCGTTACCGTGTATTTAGCCTTCACTTCTCCGACAAGACATTTATATATGTAGCTGGTCTTCAGGTACTCGTGTGGATGTGCTATTGCTCTTTCCGAAACATTTACTGTTCTTTCATACTCACTCATTTTGGGTTTGCAATCTTTA
Protein-coding sequences here:
- the LOC113695880 gene encoding rhomboid-like protein 20 isoform X2 — protein: MDELIIWCQYMPQRTDIFKKFQIWKLILSIFAFASTPELIFGTYLLYYFRIFERQIGSNKYSVFILFSTIVSLLLEVIAMKIVKDSSLKALTSGPYGLIFASFVPFYLDIPVSTRYRVFSLHFSDKTFIYVAGLQLLFSSWKRSLLPGICGILAGSLYRLNILRIRSMKFPEFIASFFSRLSWPSSGNIPPAAPARNTVGSMPSYAGRQVEGNNPAPVRSTVDPPEDSISTLVSMGFDRNSARQALIRARNDVNAATNILLESQAR
- the LOC113695880 gene encoding rhomboid-like protein 20 isoform X1, with product MNGGPSGFNNAPVTRILVIACVLFTIIFGIQGRSNKLGWSYEDIFKKFQIWKLILSIFAFASTPELIFGTYLLYYFRIFERQIGSNKYSVFILFSTIVSLLLEVIAMKIVKDSSLKALTSGPYGLIFASFVPFYLDIPVSTRYRVFSLHFSDKTFIYVAGLQLLFSSWKRSLLPGICGILAGSLYRLNILRIRSMKFPEFIASFFSRLSWPSSGNIPPAAPARNTVGSMPSYAGRQVEGNNPAPVRSTVDPPEDSISTLVSMGFDRNSARQALIRARNDVNAATNILLESQAR